The following coding sequences are from one Hippopotamus amphibius kiboko isolate mHipAmp2 chromosome 9, mHipAmp2.hap2, whole genome shotgun sequence window:
- the LOC130860903 gene encoding uncharacterized protein LOC130860903 — protein MLIGFEEGQTPVGPPPARPALPSPAIWAPPLAGAKLPAPFTPSGCLPRPGLARVLRLRLLGHLHPRASDRPPKQPRRVSSPQPSDSPPQSLVPSYSILSPRLERARREFAPPLPEKTPLPACVSGRRALRGGLAPFCARLVPSSISQTSNPRPSSLHVLEKPKSRVI, from the exons ATGCTCATTGGCTTCGAGGAGGGCCAGACTCCCGTGGGCCCGCCCCCTGCCAGGCCCGCACTCCCTTCTCCTGCTATTTG GGCACCTCCGTTAGCTGGGGCCAAGCTGCCCGCTCCTTTCACCCCTTCAGGGTGCTTGCCCCGCCCCGGCCTGGCCCGTGTGTTAAGGCTCCGGCTTCTCGGGCACCTCCACCCTAGAGCCTCCGACCGGCCGCCGAAGCAGCCCCGACGAGTCTCCTCCCCTCAGCCGTCAGACTCCCCTCCTCAGTCTTTAGTCCCCTCATATTCCATCCTTTCACCCCGCTTGGAAAGGGCCCGGAGAGAATTTGCCCCCCCACTCCCCGAGAAGACCCCCTTACCAGCCTGTGTTTCGGGGCGGCGGGCGCTGCGAGGAGGCCTGGCGCCCTTTTGTGCACGTTTGGTGCCCAGCAGTATCTCCCAGACCAGCAACCCCCGACCCTCCAGTCTCCACGTCTTAGAGAAGCCAAAATCGAGAGTTATATAA